A window of Solea senegalensis isolate Sse05_10M linkage group LG20, IFAPA_SoseM_1, whole genome shotgun sequence contains these coding sequences:
- the LOC122786950 gene encoding sodium bicarbonate cotransporter 3-like isoform X2, protein MDEQSDGEDVLKGLDEEAIVDHGKSSFTTHSNYEGDELESHRAVYVGVHVPLGREGRRRHRHRGHRHHRKKRERDSEDGKEDGRESPSYDTPSQRVQFILGTEDDDLEHVPHDLFTELDELSFRDGSATEWKETARWLKFEEDVEDGGERWSKPYVATLSLHSLFELRSCILNGTVMLDMRANTIEDIADMVIDSMVASGQLSEDLREKVREAMLKKHHHQNERKLSNRIPLVRSFADIGKKHSDPLLLERNGEGLSSSRLSLHKQGASSSLSNLSQRRESRVSVLLNQLLPSSSSNSGLNPGHSPLTTPQNTPTFFRRSSQSAPSSGLSHQGIPEVVVSPPEDDDPQNSTEDEAASPQLGRPASPASQGLELLPLEGSLVSPHSVPTNLDGNKAMERRPSKVGVSREGSSVDFSKVDMNFMKKIPPGAEASNVLVGEVDFLEKPIIAFVRLSPAVLITGLTEVPVPTRFLFLLLGPHGKGPQYHEIGRSMATLMTDEIFHDVAYKAKDRTDLLSGIDEFLDQVTVLPPGEWDPTIRIEPPKNVPSQMKRKRPPKPNGTASPAGQQEKEEDHHAGPELQRTGRIFGGLILDIKRKVPFYWSDIRDSFSLQCLASILFLYCACMSPVITFGGLLGEATKGNISAIESLFGASMTGVAYSLFAGQPLTILGSTGPVLVFEKILFKFCKDYHLSYLPLRTSIGLWTAFMCLILVATDASSLVCYITRFTEEAFAALICIIFIYEALEKLFHLGEYYPVNMHNDLDNLTLYSCECSPPTNASDLLKQKWNETGYSEDSIPWSSLSVSTCKILHGEFVGPACGHHGPYIPDVLFWSIILFFTTFFLSSFLKQFKTERYFPTRVRSTISDFAVFITIMIMVLVDYLMGIPSPKLNVPDRFEPTSKNRGWLIGPLGENPWWTLLVAALPALLCTILIFMDQQITAVIINRKEHKLTKGCGYHLDLLVVAVMLGVCSIMGLPWFVAATVLSISHVNSLKVESGCSAPGEQPKFLGIREQRVTGFMIFVLMGCSVFMTSVLKFIPMPVLYGVFLYMGVSSLKGIQFFDRIKLFGMPAKHQPDLIYLRYVPLWKVHIFTLVQLTCLVLLWVIKASAAAVVFPMMVLALVFIRKLLDLFFTERELSWLDDLMPESKKKKEDDKKKKARETLEEESRLEEEEDMDRKVSFEDSNRLNIPVKTLSGSQEKVACVRVDVGPDAPGGGSNAETFL, encoded by the exons ATGGATGAACAGAGCGACGGGGAGGATGTGCTTAAG GGTCTGGATGAAGAGGCAATAGTTGACCATGGAAAGTCCAGCTTCACCACACACTCAAACTATGAAGGGGATGAGTTGGAAA gCCACCGAGCCGTGTACGTAGGTGTTCACGTTCCTCTTGGAAGAGAAGGCAGGCGGAGGCATCGCCACCGAGGACACAGACACCATAGAAagaagcgagagagagactccGAGGATGGGAAGGAAGATGGCAGGGAATCCCCTTCTTATG ACACGCCATCCCAGAGGGTCCAGTTCATCTTGGGAACAGAGGACGATGACCTTGAGCACGTCCCCCATGACCTTTTCACTGAGCTGGACGAGCTGTCGTTCAGAGACGGCAGTGCCACTGAATGGAAGGAGACTGCCAG ATGGCTGAAGTTTGAGGAGGATGTGGAAGATGGTGGGGAGAGGTGGAGTAAGCCTTACGTGGCTACTTTGTCACTACACAGTTTATTTGAATTGCGTAGCTGTATACTCAATGGCACTGTCATGCTGGATATGAGGGCCAACACTATTGAGGATATTGCAG ACATGGTGATAGACAGCATGGTGGCTTCGGGACAGCTAAGTGAGGATCTGCGCGAGAAGGTGCGGGAAGCCATGCTGAAGAAACACCACCACCAGAATGAGAGAAAGCTCAGCAATCGCATCCCTCTGGTGCGCTCCTTTGCTGACATAGGCAAGAAACACTCTGACCCACTCTTGCTTGAAAGAAACG GAGAGGGCCTATCCTCTTcacgtctctctctccacaAGCAAGGGgcatcttcctctctctccaacCTGTCCCAAAGGCGAGAGTCCAGAGTCTCCGTCCTGCTCAACCAACTCCtaccctcttcttcctccaactCTGGGCTCAACCCAGGCCACTCGCCCCTCACCACCCCACAAAATACCCCCACTTTCTTCCGACGTTCCTCCCAAAGCGCACCAAGCTCCGGCCTCAGCCACCAAGGCATCCCAGAGGTGGTGGTATCGCCTCCCGAGGATGATGACCCACAAAACTCCACAGAAGATGAGGCAGCATCGCCACAGCTCGGCCGGCCAGCATCCCCGGCATCCCAGGGCCTCGAGCTGCTGCCCTTAGAAG GATCACTGGTGTCTCCGCACTCTGTCCCAACCAACCTGGACGGCAATAAGGCGATGGAGAGGAGGCCATCCAAAGTAGGGGTCAGTAGAGAAGGCAGCAGTGTCGACTTCAGCAAG GTGGACATGAATTTCATGAAAAAGATCCCTCCTGGTGCTGAAGCGTCCAACGTACTGGTGGGAGAAGTGGACTTCCTGGAGAAGCCCATAATTGCCTTTGTACGACTGTCCCCTGCAGTCCTTATCACAGGCCTCACAGAGGTGCCTGTTCCTACGAG GTTTCTTTTCCTGCTCTTGGGTCCTCATGGCAAGGGTCCACAGTATCATGAAATTGGCAGGTCAATGGCCACACTTATGACGGATGAG ATTTTCCACGATGTGGCATACAAAGCCAAAGACCGAACGGATCTCCTCTCAGGGATAGATGAGTTCCTTGACCAAGTGACTGTCCTGCCCCCTGGAGAATGGGATCCAACAATTCGCATTGAGCCCCCCAAAAATGTCCCATCTCAG atgaagaggaagagaccACCAAAGCCCAACGGGACTGCGTCTCCAGCTGGACagcaggaaaaggaggaggaccATCATGCAGGACCTGAACTGCAGAGGACAGGAAG GATATTTGGAGGTTTGATCTTAGATATCAAGCGGAAGGTGCCGTTTTACTGGAGCGACATCAGGGACTCGTTCAGCCTGCAGTGTCTAGCTTCCATCCTTTTCCTCTACTGCGCCTGCATGTCGCCTGTCATCACATTCGGTGGTCTGCTTGGGGAGGCAACAAAAGGCAACATA agtgCCATAGAGTCTCTGTTTGGGGCATCGATGACAGGGGTGGCATATTCCCTCTTCGCAGGCCAGCCCCTCACAATTCTTGGCAGCACAGGGCCTGTTTTAGTGTTTGAGAAGATCCTCTTCAAGTTCTGCAA AGACTACCACCTGTCCTACCTGCCGCTGCGAACCAGCATTGGTCTGTGGACGGCCTTCATGTGTCTCATCCTAGTGGCTACAGATGCTAGCTCCCTAGTCTGCTACATCACCAGATTCACAGAGGAGGCCTTCGCCGCCCTCATCTGCATCATCTTCATCTACGAGGCTCTGGAGAAGCTGTTCCATCTGGGAGAATACTACCCTGTCAACATGCACAACGACTTGGACAATCTTACCCTCTATTC GTGTGAGTGCTCTCCACCAACAAATGCCTCAGATCTACTGAAGCAGAAGTGGAACGAGACGGGATACAGCGAAGATTCTATCCCGTGGAGCAGCCTCAGTGTTTCG ACGTGTAAAATTCTTCATGGGGAGTTTGTGGGTCCAGCCTGTGGTCACCATGGGCCCTACATCCCAGATGTTCTCTTTTGGTCTATAATCCTTTTCTTCACCACCTTCTTCTTGTCTTCCTTCCTTAAACAATTCAAGACCGAGAGATATTTTCCCACCAGG GTACGTTCCACGATCAGCGACTTTGCTGTATTTATAACCATCATGATCATGGTATTGGTGGACTATCTAATGGGCATCCCGTCTCCTAAACTGAATGTTCCTGATCGTTTTGAG CCCACTTCAAAGAACCGAGGCTGGCTTATAGGCCCATTAGGAGAAAACCCCTGGTGGACACTGCTGGTTGCAGCACTTCCTGCCCTGCTCTGCACCATCCTCATCTTTATGGACCAGCAGATCACTGCAGTCATCATAAATCGCAAGGAGCACAAACTCACG AAAGGCTGTGGCTATCACCTTGACTTGCTGGTAGTGGCAGTGATGTTGGGTGTGTGTTCCATTATGGGCCTACCGTGGTTTGTGGCTGCAACCgtcctctccatctctcacGTTAACAGCCTGAAAGTGGAGTCGGGCTGCTCCGCTCCTGGAGAGCAGCCCAAGTTTCTGGGCATCCGAGAGCAGCGGGTCACTGGATTCATGATCTTTGTCCTCATGGGTTGTTCGGTTTTCATGACTTCAGTGCTGAAG TTCATTCCTATGCCAGTGTTGTATGGAGTCTTTCTCTACATGGGTGTCTCCTCCCTAAAAGGAATTCAA TTCTTTGACAGAATCAAACTGTTTGGCATGCCTGCAAAGCACCAGCCTGATCTGATCTATCTTCGCTACGTGCCGCTGTGGAAGGTTCACATCTTCACCCTGGTGCAGCTCACCTGTCTGGTGCTGCTCTGGGTCATCAAGGCCTCCGCAGCAGCTGTCGTGTTTCCCATGATG GTTCTGGCACTGGTCTTTATCCGAAAGCTCCTGGACTTATTCTTCACCGAGAGAGAGCTGAGCTGGCTTGACGACCTAATGCCAGaaagcaagaagaagaaagaggatgacaagaaaaagaaagcgcGTGAGAcgctg GAGGAAGAGTCCAGattggaggaagaggaggatatgGATCGGAAGGTCAGCTTTGAAGACTCGAACAGACTTAACATCCCAGTGAAAACGCTCTCAGGGAG